A region of the Flavobacteriaceae bacterium MAR_2010_188 genome:
GGGAATGGTATGTGGAAACTTCCTTGGTGCTAAACTCAGCGAAATGGTCAGCCCAATTAAGGCAGTTTGTATTTCTTTGGTTGCAATGTGCATAGCGCTGATCGCTAACACCTATTTGGCCAGTGATAAAACAGCTGTTCTAATGATGACCTTTATTATTGGTACAATTGGTCTTACTATTTCTACCCCACTTCAGTTGGCAATCATCAAAGCATCCAAAGGTTCTGAAATGTTGGGCTCTTCCATGAATCAAAGTGCTTTTAATATGGGGAACGCATCCGGCGCTTACTTTGCCGGCCTGCCAATTGCAATGGGTTACGGCTATACTTCGGCAGACTGGGTCGGAGCTGGACTTGCCGGTGGCGGTGCACTAATTGCTATTGGGATTATAATAGTCGGTCGTGGTGTTTTTGAGAAGTCAAAAAAATATGCCTATCACCAATAGGCAACTTTTAGTCGAGTTTAGATATCTGCGTTAGTTTCAGCTTTTTAAATTCAACTTCAGAACCTTCCGCTTGTAAAGCAATATGCCCTTGACTCACAGTAGCATTATACCCATAATTTACCAAATCACCATTTAACCACACCTTAATATTGTCCTCAAAGCATTCAATAGTCATAGTATTCCATTCACCCAAAGGTTTTTCAGAATTATCGGTAAGATTCTTAATATTTCTTTTTTGTCCTTCACCTCCACCCCATTCTTCTTTTGGACCGCGTCTTTCTACCATATTATCAGAAACTATATCTTCGCCGATTACCCAAAAGTCCCCAGCGTTTCCGTGTTCCATTTGTACTTCGATTGACTTTGGAAACATTTTATATAACATTCTTGGAATTGATGCGTGAACCAAAACCCCACAGTTTCCGGGCTCCTTAGGAAAGCGGTACTCTACTTCTAGCTTATAATTTTTGTAAACCGCATCGGTAATTAAATGTCCTGGAGGTGTGCCGAGACTTACTAACATACCATCACGAACCACAAAAGGCGTATTTGTATTTGTATCGTTATCCATAGCGGGTACATCAGAATGCCATCCATCTAGGTTTTTACCGTTGAAAAGACTTGTGCCCGATTTGCAGTTTAATAAAGAAAGGGCAAATAAAAAGAGGACTAATTTGGAAATATTTGTCATAATGATTTTGATTGGAAGAGATTAAGATAAATGATTTTCACTTTCTAAGGTTAAAACTCGAAATTAAATTATTTCAAATAGACTAAACCTTTTGCCATCGAGAACGTCTAAAGCGCAACCTAGAGAGTGTTTTTGTTAAATCTAAACCAACGTTTATTTTTTTCATCAATTTTAGATTTAGCTTTATAACCAATCAAATTTCTTAAAATAAAATCTTCCGTAGGCCGATGAAGAGCAAATACGTTTTTTACATAATATTGGCGTTAGGCCTAACCGCTTTTATAATCTACCGAGTTTCAAAAAATAAATCCGAGAATGAGTCGGCTAAACCCATGGGAGGCGGAGGAATTACAACGGTTGAAGGTATGGTTGCGGTCCCCGAAGTTTTTTCAGATAATCTTTCATTGTCTGGAACCTTAGAAGCCAACGAACAAGTTGATGTCCGCAGTGAAATCACAGGTATTGTAGAAAATATAAATTTTATTGAAGGCAGTAAAGTTTCAAAAGGGCAGGTGCTATTACGTATCAACGATTTAGAACTGAGAGCCCAATTATCCAAATCTGCAACTGCACAACAACTCACGTCAGAAAATGAGAGACGGGCCAGGTTACTCCTAGAAAAACAGGCAATAAGCCAAGAAGAATACGATATTGCAAGTGCCGATTTTAAAAGTGCCCAAGCCGAGTCCCAACTTATAGCGGCCCAAGTGAGTAAAGCCACAATTAGAGCGCCCTTTTCAGGTAATATCGGTCTTCGTTATGTTTCCGTTGGTACTTACGTTACTCCTTCTACGCCAATTGCGACCCTGGTGAATACAGACCAGATGAAAATCACATTTTCCGTACCCGAAAAATATTCTAGTAGAATGAAGTTGAATAGTACCGTAACTTTTACACCTTCCGGTTCTAAGAATGAACGTTCCGCCAAAATTTACGCAATAGAACCACAAGTAGATATCGCTACTAGAACCCTTAAAATGCGAGCAATCGCAGAAAACACTGAAGGAGATCTTTTTCCCGGGACTTTCGCCAATGTTATCTTACCCTT
Encoded here:
- a CDS encoding membrane fusion protein, multidrug efflux system; the protein is MKSKYVFYIILALGLTAFIIYRVSKNKSENESAKPMGGGGITTVEGMVAVPEVFSDNLSLSGTLEANEQVDVRSEITGIVENINFIEGSKVSKGQVLLRINDLELRAQLSKSATAQQLTSENERRARLLLEKQAISQEEYDIASADFKSAQAESQLIAAQVSKATIRAPFSGNIGLRYVSVGTYVTPSTPIATLVNTDQMKITFSVPEKYSSRMKLNSTVTFTPSGSKNERSAKIYAIEPQVDIATRTLKMRAIAENTEGDLFPGTFANVILPLENVEDALLVPTESLIPIQNGKMIFVSRDGKAKQIEVETGSRTDSSIRILSGVKAGDTILTSGVMSLKDGVPVKVKLVENTQMQVD